The Eubacteriales bacterium genomic sequence AAACAGGTTTTAGGGTTTGATATAGTTATGACACAGGGTAAATCCGCAATAAAGACGGCAATAGAAATAATACTTTATATAAAAGCTGAAAAATTAGCCATAGACGAAAATAAAATTACAGCCGGAGAATACCTGCTTTTAAAAGATAGTTTATCAGATATAGAAATTTTTCCATGTGAAGATGAAATAAATAAGATAAGATCTATTAAAGACGAAAACGAAATCTCAATAATCAGCAAAGCAGCTAGGAAAAATGACGAGTTCTTTGAAAAGATTTTAAATTTCATAAAGCCTGGCGTTTCAGAAAACGATTTAAAAGCCGAGCTTTATTATATGATGCACAAAGATGGGCTTGATATAGCTTTTAATGCAATAATAGCATCAGGAGAAAACTCATCTCTGCCTCATGCGCAGTGTTCTGGCAGGAAAATACAAACCGGTGATTTCATTACATTTGATTTTGGCTGCAAAAAAGACGGATATTGTTCTGATTTTACAAGGACTGTTGCCGTCGGCAGTATATCAGACCAACAGAAAAGGGTCTATGAAGTAGTAAGGGAAGCTAATAAGCTTGCATTTGATTCATTTAGATTAGGCATGAAGGCAAGTAAATTAGATGATATTGCCAGAAACTATATCAAAGAAGCAGGATATGAAAAGCAATTCGGGCATAGTTTAGGCCATGGAGTTGGCCTGGACATTCATGAGCTTCCGAGAATAAGCTCTCTTTCAGATATGGTTTTAACCGAGGGTATGGTCTTTACTATAGAACCGGGAATTTATATCGAGGGTAAATTTGGCGTTAGGATTGAAGATATCTGCGCCATTAAAAATGAAAAACTGGTAAGTTTGAGTATTGCTAACAGACAACTTATTATAGTATAATAAATACCAGTAAACTTGGAGGTAAATACTTATGATTTCAGCCGGCGATTTTAGAAAAGGCGTTACAATTGAAATTGACGGCCAGGTTTGGACAATTGTTGACTTTCAGCATGTAAAACCAGGTAAAGGCGCGGCATTTGTCCGCACAAAGATTAAAAATATTATGTCAGGCAATGTTCTTGAAAAGACGTTTAACCCAACTGAAAAATTCCCTAAAGCCCATGTAGAGAAAAAAGAAATGCAGTATCTTTACAATGATGGCGAATTATATTATTTCATGGATAACGAAACATACGAGCAGCTTCCGCTTAACCGTGAAAAAGTAGCAGAGGCTTTGCCCTACATGAAAGAAAATATGAGTGTAGATATAAAGTTCTTTAAAGGCGATGCATTTTCTGTTGAACCTCCTAACTTCGTAGAACTGGAGATAGTAGAAACAGAGCCCGGTTTTAAAGGTGATACGGCAACATCCGGGAACAAACCTGCCATCGTTGAAACCGGTGCTAAAATAATGGTCCCGTTGTTTGTAAGCACAGGAGATGTAATAAGGATAGATACACGTACAGGCGAATACATGGAACGCGTATAGTAAAATTTAATTAAATTTTAAAGAGGCTTTAAAAAGCCTCTTTTTTGTTATATTTTTTTCAGGGTTAACGTATACATTAAAATATGAAAGAAGAGATATACGTATGTACGAAAAAAATATAAAAGAGGAACTTTATAAATATTTTCCGCCAGAAATAAAAAAAGCATTCACCTTAATCGATGACGTTTTAATAAACAGTGCGGAAGAAATAAGGTTTAGAATAAACGCGCCGCTTGTTATCTATACGAACGATCGACGGGTTTTTTTAACTAAACATGGCAAGCTGGTCTATGAGCCTGAAACGGCAATTAAGTGCCTCTCAGAGGACATATATGATATCTACTCTTCATTTACCAAACATTCAGCAATGGTGTTTTCAAATCAGCTTAAAAACGCATTTCTAACTATAGAAGGGGGATACAGAATAGGGATATCAGGAACAGGTATAATGCACGGAAGTAGCATAGTGGGCTTTAAGGATATCAGCGGTATAAATATAAGGATCCCAAGAGAAGTTCTCGGAGTATCAAATAAACTATTGCCTTTTATCTTAAATAAGGGACATGTTTTAAATACTTTAATCATATCTATGCCACAGATGGGGAAGACGACTCTTATAAGAGACGTAGCGAGAAATCTGTCCGGAGACAAGTACTGTAAAAAGGTTTGTATAGTCGACGAGCGGATGGAGATAGCCGCCGTAAACGAAGGAATTCCTGGATATAATGTTGGGCTTTATACCGACATAATAAACGGCATAAGCAAAGGGCAGGGCATACAAATGGCAATACGCGCGCTTTCCCCAGACGTAGTTATTACAGACGAACTGGGCGATGCAGCGGATACTGCGGCCATAAGTGAATGTATAAATTGCGGTGTCAGCTTTGTAACTACGGCACACGCCGCATCTATAAAACAGCTAACTTCAAGGCAGAACTTTAAGAAGATGATAGAAAAAAAGTTTTTTTCAAGATACGCGCTTTTAGGAGACAGCCTAGGGCGTGCTACTTTGGAACAGGTCCTAGACGAGGATTTAAACCAGTTAAACTGCGGTGCAATTGCGCTTAACGGAGGATAAATATATGCTTAAGTTTTTGCTGTGCATAGGTATAATTGCTCTTTGCGGATATATTGGGCAGATAAACTCTAAGAAATATACTTACAGGTTAAAAGCCTTAAGCGACTTTAAAGAAGTCATATATCTTATGGATTGTGATATAAGGCAGCAGATGTATCCGCTTGACGTAGCGCTTAAAAGGCGCGCGGAGATGTCTGATAAATATTTGGCCGGGTTTTTAAACGAATGCGCACAAAAAATAAATACTAATCCGAATGAAAGGTTTGAAGACATATGGAAGGCGGCTGTTTCAAACTACAAAGATAAAAGCGATTTTTTACTTTCTCTAAATAAAGAGGAAATGAAACTTATAATGCAGACCGGAAAACGGCTAGTATTTGACTCAGACTCTTCAAAAGGCATAAACGCAATTATCAATGATTACGAATTAAAGATAAAAAAGCTTTCTGATATTGCACCCGGAAAGCAGAAACTGATAAATGCACTAAGTTTATTCGGCGGATTTCTACTTGTGATTTTAATTATTTAAAAAGCGGAGGAGCTTATTAACATGAATATAGACATAGTTTTTAAAATTGCGGCAATAGGCATATTAATCGCTGTTTTAAACCAGCTTTTGATTCGTTCCGGAAGGGAAGACATGGCTACTATGGCAACGATAGCAGGGCTTGTCATAGTGCTTCTGATGGTCGTAAACATGGTAAGCGACCTATTTACAAGCATAAAGCAAATATTTGAACTATATTGATATGGATATCATAAAAATAGTTTTAATAGGTATTTTAGCAGCGGCTTTTATTCTAACGATAAAATCCAAGCAGCCGGAAATAGCATTTCAGATAAGTATAGTATCGGGGCTTATAATATTCATTTTCATAGTAAATTATTTATCCGGCAGTGTTGAATATATAAAGGAGATAGTAAGTGAATTCAACATACCGATAAGCAACATAACTATCGTTTTAAAAATTATAGGCGTTTCATACATATGTGAATTTGCAACACAGATTCTAAATGATGCAGGGGAGAAGTCTACCGCATCTTTGGTCGAGCTGTCCGGCAGAGTAGTGATAATAGCTATGACTCTTCCGCTCTTAAGTGCATTTATAGAAATGGTTACAGGGTTACTATGAGAAAAAGATGTTTAATTGTATTAATACTGATGATATCAATTCTGGCTTTTTGTCTTTTTATGAGCCAAGCCAGCGGCGAAACGGATGAAGATGACATAGACGAACAGCTTGAAGAAGAACTAAATAATAATATAGATTCTTCGCTTGATTCCCTTGATTTAAGTGAAATAGAAGATTTTTATAATGAACAGGGAAATATAGGCATCTTTACTGAGGACAAGGACTTAAAGACGCTGATAAGCGATTTCGCCTCCGGTAAAATGTTCGTAGACTATGACAACATCTTTGAATTTATAGTAGACAGTGTTTTTTCAGGGATAAAAAATACGCTTCCGATAATAGTGCAGATAATGATCATATCCATACTGTTTGCTATTTTATCTGGTTTTAGCCCAGCCTTTGGCAAAGAAGGGGTATCCGGTATCGCATACTGGGCCGAGTATCTTTTAATATGCGGGATATGTTTAGGCGCATTTATAAGCATGTTTAACCAGGGAATAACGATAATAGACGGGCTTTCTTCGTTTTCAACTAACTTTTTCCCGGTTATGTATCTGCTGCTTACCATGATAGGTGGTATCTCGACCACTAACCTATTAAAACCGGCAACGACGATAATAACCGGTGGCATAAGTGCTTTTATAAAAACATTCATACTTCCATTGTTGCTTATTATGTGCGTAATGATAATAATAAGTACTTTTTCAAAAACCGTAAAGTTAAACAGCTTTACAGGTGTAGCAAAAAGTATTATAAAGTGGTCCCTTGGCATCGTATTCATAATTTTTATAGGGTTTATATCGCTCCAAGGGCTTATAGGCGGAACCTTCGACGGGGTATCTATAAAAGCCGCAAAATATACTATTGATAAGGTTGTACCTGTAATAGGCGGTATGCTCTCTGACACTGTTGATATGATGGTAGTTAGTTCGGCTCTTATAAAAAATGCACTTGGAGTTGCCGGCATTATCATGATACTTGGGATCACGTTTATCCCGGCTGTAAACCTGCTGGCACAGTATTTTGTCTTTAGAATAGCGGCAGCCGTTATAAAACCCATTTCAGATAACAGTGTATCTGAGCTGTTGCACGGTATGTCTGAAGCATTCATGTATCTTCTGGCTGTTGTAGCAACGGTCGGTGTCATATTTATTGCAAGTATATCAATGGTAATGAGTGCCGGTAATATGAACTTGATGTTGAGGTAAATCATGAGCAGTTTTTTTTCAGAATGGCTGATGAGTTTTGCAGTGCTTGCAGTGCTGTCTGCACTGCTTGAGGGGATATTGCCTTCTTCCAATATAAAAAAATACGTCCGGTATGCAATTTCGCTTCTTGTTATCATGATGTTTTTATCTCCAATAATAAATCTGATAAAAAGCGACGGAGAGGGATTAGATATCGATTTTTCATCTTCTCCCGAAATTAAATATGAAGAAATTGATATGTCAAAATATAAAGATTATATATATGAGTCATATAATCTCGATGAAGAAAATAAAAATTAATAAATAAACTTGTTACGGAGGAGAAAGTGGAAATAGTAAGTAAAGCCAAGGAGCTTATTGATAAGTACAAGAAACTAAACTCCAAAAAAAAGACGTACTATATTGCAATAATAATTATTATAGCAGTTATACTGGTGATTTATTTTTCGTCGTTTTGGCCGGCAGAAACAACCAGCGAGGAATCAACAGCCGAAGCCGAAGTTACAAGCGAATCTTCAGCCGATGACTATGAACAGCAAATAAAAGAGGACCTTGAAAGTACACTGTCTAAAATAAGCGGCGCGGGTGAAGTAACGGTTATGATCACCTATGAAACGAGCGAAGAAATCGTTCCTGCTATTGTCACGGATAAGCAAACGACGAATACGTCAGATTCAAGCGACAGTTCTGATAAAACTTCTCAGACGGAAAACGAAGAATCTGAAGTTGTTAAAATTCAAAACGGCAGCGATGAAGAAGCTTTGATAATCACTCAAAAACTGCCGAAAGTTCTAGGCGTAATAGTTATAGCGGAAGGCGCAAATGACATAGCAGTTCGTCTTAACCTGCAAAGAGCTGTTCAAACTATTATGGGAGTTGAGGCACAAAAGGTAGAAATTTTTGAAATGAGTAAATAAAGGAGAATAAGATGAAGAACGCAAAAAAATACATTTTAGTAGTTTTGTTAGTAGCTGTTGTGTTTGGGGCTGGTTACTTAAACTATCGTTTGGGGCTAGATAATACAAGCGCCACTGATACTATGGAAAGCGTAGAAAGCAGTGAAATTGCGTCGGATACATCCACTGACGGAGATACGGCTACCTCAGTATCAGCAAGTTACTTTGAAAAATATAAAGCAAACCGCGAGACTACAAGACAACAGGAAATTTCTTATCTTGAATCAATTATTGCGGACGAGAAGAGCGATGAAGATATTTTGGCAGACGCAAAAGCCCAACAACTTGAAATAGTGAACTCAATGGAAAAGGAATTAACTTTAGAAGGGCTTTTAAGCGCCAAGGGTTTCGGGGAAACTTTAGTAACAGTGCAGACCGGATCTGTTAATGTCGTGGTCCAGACAGATAGCATAACAGAAGAGCAGGTTGCCCAGATATTGGATATAGTTCAAACAGAAACGAATGAGCCGGCAAAAAACATTAAAATAATACCTCAGGTCAAATAATAAATTTACAAATCGGCAAGAATAGTATATAATTACACTAAATTGGAGGTATTATTATGTCCGAAAATAATTATAATTTAAAACAGGAAAAGAATGGCAGTATCACTTTCGCAAATGATGTTGTTGCAACTATAGCAGGGCTCGCAGCTACAGAAATAGATGGCATTGCCGCAATGAGCGGCGGTATAATCGGCGGTATTGCAGAAATGCTCGGCCGAAAGAACTTGACTAAAGGGGTTAAGGTTGAAATCACTCAGGATAAAGTAAAAGTTGATTTGTTTGTTGTAGTTGATTATGGCGTAGAAATACATAAAGTTTGTGCAGCTGTTCAAAAAAGTGTGAAAAAAGCTATTGAGACAATGACGGGGCTTGAAGTCTCTGAAATAAATGTAAATGTTCAAGGCGTACGTATAGAAAAGCCTTCCGAAGATGTAGAAGAAAAATGATGTATTAAAATCAGCACTTTTAGAAACACTTCTTTAAAAGCGCTGATTTTAAATTTAGTACTAATGAGGGACATGCCATGAAACAAAAGATAATTTTTAGAACTTTACTAACACTCTATATCCTCGTATTTATTTTTATAGCTGTTATCGTGCTTTCTTGTGCTACAAATCTTATTAATAGGATACATCCGGAGTATTGGGTCAAACTTATATACGAAAATACGGCAGTGAGGATAATTGCTGCCATAATATGTATGCTCATATTAATACTAAGTTTTAGTCTGATGTTTGCACGCACTACATCCAAACGCTTAAAAACAAAGACTTTGAGAAAAACAGAGTCTAGCGTAGTTGAAGTTGCTATTATTGCAATAGAACAGATGGCCCAAAGGTATATGACCGATGTTAACGGTGTTAAATCATCTAAAATACACATTATATCGAAAGAAGAGGGCGTTATTATAAACGCCAAACTTACTGTTGAACCGCATATAAGCATACCAGAGTTAACGTCTCAGCTTGAAGAAGGCCTTAAAAATGAAATAGAAACGTATACCGGTATTTCGGTTACACAGGTGCAGATTGTAATTACTGTAGAACCCTTGTCACAGATGTAGTATTACGGAGGTAGACATGAGCGGCTTTGATGAGTTTTATAAAAAAAATAAAGGCCTAATTATAGGCGCAGCTATCGGGCTTTTTATTGGGTTATTGATTATAACCATAAACTTCTGGCGCACGCTTTTGTTGTTTATTTGCGTTTTTATCGGGGCTGTTATAGGCAGGAATGAAAATATTAAAAACAGTATTATAAACTTTTTTGATAAAATACTTCCATTCAAATAAGAGGTAATAAATTGGGAAGAAAAGCAGCAAGAGAAATACTAATGAAGGTATTCTATGTATACGAAGTAACCGGTGAATTTTCATTCGATATACCAGATATCATACAAGACGAAACAAAATCCAACTCATATGAAGATCAAAAAGACTATATAGAAAATGCCATGAGCATTTTTATTGAGAAAAAAGATGAAATAGATAAGCTAATCAGTGACAATACCATAGACTGGAGCATAGACAGGCTTTCAAAGGTAGACCTATCTATTATTCGTTTAGCAGTCTGTGAGATGTTTTATTTAAATGTACCTGTTAAAGTCGCTATAAATGAGGCTGTTTTACTTGCTAAAAAATATTCTTCAGAAAATGCTCATACCTTTATAAACGGGGTACTCGGCGGCTGTGCGAAGGCACTGATTGATGAAAATGAAGTTCTTGGGAATTGACACAAGCTGCTATACCACTTCAGCGGCGATTGTAGATGAAAATGAAAATGTTTTAAAAAACGTTAAAGTTATTTTAACAGTTAAAGATGGCGAACGCGGAATCAGGCAATCTGATGCCGTGTTTTTGCATATTAAAAATATGCCTGGCGTTTTTTTTAGTATCGGCGCTCTAAACGATTTACATGCCGTCTCATCAAGTGAGGCTCCAAGGCCAGTTGAAGGCTCTTATATGCCTGTCTTTAAGGTGTCTGAAAGCTATGCGAAGGTAATAGCCGGTTTAAATGGAATAAAGTACTATCCCTCAACACACCAGCACGGTCATCTTTATTCTGCTATGATAGGGAACGGAGTGTTAAACGGCGAATATCTTTGCTGCCATATCTCCGGAGGGACG encodes the following:
- a CDS encoding aminopeptidase P family protein, whose product is MTNLRIKNLSEIYDSQAAFLLCGPNNVRYFSGYTGEESVIVIYGDKRFFITDFRYIEQAKKQVLGFDIVMTQGKSAIKTAIEIILYIKAEKLAIDENKITAGEYLLLKDSLSDIEIFPCEDEINKIRSIKDENEISIISKAARKNDEFFEKILNFIKPGVSENDLKAELYYMMHKDGLDIAFNAIIASGENSSLPHAQCSGRKIQTGDFITFDFGCKKDGYCSDFTRTVAVGSISDQQKRVYEVVREANKLAFDSFRLGMKASKLDDIARNYIKEAGYEKQFGHSLGHGVGLDIHELPRISSLSDMVLTEGMVFTIEPGIYIEGKFGVRIEDICAIKNEKLVSLSIANRQLIIV
- the efp gene encoding elongation factor P, with protein sequence MISAGDFRKGVTIEIDGQVWTIVDFQHVKPGKGAAFVRTKIKNIMSGNVLEKTFNPTEKFPKAHVEKKEMQYLYNDGELYYFMDNETYEQLPLNREKVAEALPYMKENMSVDIKFFKGDAFSVEPPNFVELEIVETEPGFKGDTATSGNKPAIVETGAKIMVPLFVSTGDVIRIDTRTGEYMERV
- a CDS encoding stage III sporulation protein AA; protein product: MYEKNIKEELYKYFPPEIKKAFTLIDDVLINSAEEIRFRINAPLVIYTNDRRVFLTKHGKLVYEPETAIKCLSEDIYDIYSSFTKHSAMVFSNQLKNAFLTIEGGYRIGISGTGIMHGSSIVGFKDISGINIRIPREVLGVSNKLLPFILNKGHVLNTLIISMPQMGKTTLIRDVARNLSGDKYCKKVCIVDERMEIAAVNEGIPGYNVGLYTDIINGISKGQGIQMAIRALSPDVVITDELGDAADTAAISECINCGVSFVTTAHAASIKQLTSRQNFKKMIEKKFFSRYALLGDSLGRATLEQVLDEDLNQLNCGAIALNGG
- a CDS encoding stage III sporulation protein AB, translated to MLKFLLCIGIIALCGYIGQINSKKYTYRLKALSDFKEVIYLMDCDIRQQMYPLDVALKRRAEMSDKYLAGFLNECAQKINTNPNERFEDIWKAAVSNYKDKSDFLLSLNKEEMKLIMQTGKRLVFDSDSSKGINAIINDYELKIKKLSDIAPGKQKLINALSLFGGFLLVILII
- the spoIIIAC gene encoding stage III sporulation protein AC translates to MNIDIVFKIAAIGILIAVLNQLLIRSGREDMATMATIAGLVIVLLMVVNMVSDLFTSIKQIFELY
- a CDS encoding SpoIIIAC/SpoIIIAD family protein, whose amino-acid sequence is MDIIKIVLIGILAAAFILTIKSKQPEIAFQISIVSGLIIFIFIVNYLSGSVEYIKEIVSEFNIPISNITIVLKIIGVSYICEFATQILNDAGEKSTASLVELSGRVVIIAMTLPLLSAFIEMVTGLL
- a CDS encoding stage III sporulation protein AE, with the translated sequence MRKRCLIVLILMISILAFCLFMSQASGETDEDDIDEQLEEELNNNIDSSLDSLDLSEIEDFYNEQGNIGIFTEDKDLKTLISDFASGKMFVDYDNIFEFIVDSVFSGIKNTLPIIVQIMIISILFAILSGFSPAFGKEGVSGIAYWAEYLLICGICLGAFISMFNQGITIIDGLSSFSTNFFPVMYLLLTMIGGISTTNLLKPATTIITGGISAFIKTFILPLLLIMCVMIIISTFSKTVKLNSFTGVAKSIIKWSLGIVFIIFIGFISLQGLIGGTFDGVSIKAAKYTIDKVVPVIGGMLSDTVDMMVVSSALIKNALGVAGIIMILGITFIPAVNLLAQYFVFRIAAAVIKPISDNSVSELLHGMSEAFMYLLAVVATVGVIFIASISMVMSAGNMNLMLR
- a CDS encoding stage III sporulation protein AF, coding for MSSFFSEWLMSFAVLAVLSALLEGILPSSNIKKYVRYAISLLVIMMFLSPIINLIKSDGEGLDIDFSSSPEIKYEEIDMSKYKDYIYESYNLDEENKN
- a CDS encoding SpoIIIAH-like family protein; amino-acid sequence: MKNAKKYILVVLLVAVVFGAGYLNYRLGLDNTSATDTMESVESSEIASDTSTDGDTATSVSASYFEKYKANRETTRQQEISYLESIIADEKSDEDILADAKAQQLEIVNSMEKELTLEGLLSAKGFGETLVTVQTGSVNVVVQTDSITEEQVAQILDIVQTETNEPAKNIKIIPQVK
- a CDS encoding Asp23/Gls24 family envelope stress response protein, giving the protein MSENNYNLKQEKNGSITFANDVVATIAGLAATEIDGIAAMSGGIIGGIAEMLGRKNLTKGVKVEITQDKVKVDLFVVVDYGVEIHKVCAAVQKSVKKAIETMTGLEVSEINVNVQGVRIEKPSEDVEEK
- the amaP gene encoding alkaline shock response membrane anchor protein AmaP produces the protein MKQKIIFRTLLTLYILVFIFIAVIVLSCATNLINRIHPEYWVKLIYENTAVRIIAAIICMLILILSFSLMFARTTSKRLKTKTLRKTESSVVEVAIIAIEQMAQRYMTDVNGVKSSKIHIISKEEGVIINAKLTVEPHISIPELTSQLEEGLKNEIETYTGISVTQVQIVITVEPLSQM
- a CDS encoding DUF2273 domain-containing protein encodes the protein MSGFDEFYKKNKGLIIGAAIGLFIGLLIITINFWRTLLLFICVFIGAVIGRNENIKNSIINFFDKILPFK
- the nusB gene encoding transcription antitermination factor NusB, translating into MGRKAAREILMKVFYVYEVTGEFSFDIPDIIQDETKSNSYEDQKDYIENAMSIFIEKKDEIDKLISDNTIDWSIDRLSKVDLSIIRLAVCEMFYLNVPVKVAINEAVLLAKKYSSENAHTFINGVLGGCAKALIDENEVLGN